The Mycolicibacterium smegmatis genome has a window encoding:
- a CDS encoding ABC transporter permease, with amino-acid sequence MTVTEQTRVASWRLLLSNPVTAVSAAVLVVVAVVALTAQWIAPFGVNDIDVPSALQGPGGTHWFGTDELGRDVFSRILVAIQASLRVAVVSVALAAVVGVTIGVVAGYRGGWLDTIVMRVVDVMFAFPVLLLALAIVAILGPGVTTTMLAIGIVYIPIFARVARASTLGVRVEPYVAVSRTMGTPSGYILRRHILPNIAGPLIVQLSLSLAFAILAEASLSFLGLGIQPPQPSLGRMIYDAQGFVTLAWWMAVFPGAAIFVTVLAFNLFGDGLRDVLDPKQRTLMEAKRTRQ; translated from the coding sequence GCCGCGGTGCTGGTCGTGGTGGCGGTCGTCGCGCTCACCGCGCAGTGGATCGCGCCGTTCGGCGTCAACGACATCGACGTGCCCAGCGCGCTTCAGGGCCCCGGCGGCACGCACTGGTTCGGCACCGATGAACTGGGCCGAGACGTGTTCTCCCGCATCCTCGTCGCCATCCAGGCCTCTCTTCGCGTCGCGGTGGTCAGCGTGGCGCTCGCGGCCGTGGTCGGTGTGACGATCGGCGTCGTCGCGGGGTACCGCGGCGGTTGGCTCGACACCATCGTCATGCGGGTCGTGGACGTCATGTTCGCGTTCCCCGTGCTGCTCCTGGCGCTGGCCATCGTCGCGATCCTCGGCCCCGGCGTCACCACCACGATGCTCGCGATCGGCATCGTCTACATCCCGATCTTCGCGCGCGTCGCACGGGCCAGCACGCTGGGCGTGCGGGTGGAACCCTATGTCGCGGTGTCGCGCACCATGGGTACACCCAGCGGCTACATCCTGCGACGGCACATCCTGCCGAACATCGCCGGTCCGTTGATCGTCCAGTTGTCGCTGTCGCTGGCGTTCGCGATCCTCGCCGAGGCGTCGCTGTCGTTCCTGGGCCTGGGAATCCAGCCGCCGCAGCCGTCGCTGGGCCGGATGATCTACGACGCACAGGGTTTCGTGACGCTCGCGTGGTGGATGGCGGTGTTCCCCGGCGCTGCCATCTTCGTCACGGTGCTGGCGTTCAACCTGTTCGGCGACGGCCTGCGCGATGTGCTCGATCCCAAGCAGCGCACGCTGATGGAGGCCAAGAGGACCCGGCAATGA
- a CDS encoding SDR family NAD(P)-dependent oxidoreductase, producing the protein MTDFHGKTALVTGASAGLGAAVAKLLAARGASVFGIARDADRMAEVFTEVPGGRYASVDVSSSQACDEAVGQCVEQFGQLDILINVAGFHQMRHTVSVTDEDWAKDLAVNLNGPFFLSRAALPHLLQAGGNIVNVASIAGVEGEVYSAGYCAAKHGLVGLTRALAVEFTKERLRVNAVCPGGMLTAQTTEFAAPENADWDLIMRIAAPRGFMDVADVAKTIAFLASDDAAAVHGAVYIVDAGKTAG; encoded by the coding sequence ATGACCGACTTTCATGGGAAGACCGCGTTGGTGACGGGTGCCTCGGCAGGCCTCGGGGCGGCGGTGGCGAAATTGCTGGCGGCGCGCGGGGCCTCGGTGTTCGGGATCGCCCGCGACGCCGACCGGATGGCCGAGGTGTTCACCGAGGTGCCCGGCGGCAGGTATGCCTCCGTGGACGTCTCGTCGTCGCAGGCGTGCGACGAGGCGGTCGGACAGTGCGTCGAGCAGTTCGGTCAGCTGGACATCCTGATCAACGTCGCGGGCTTTCATCAGATGCGCCATACGGTTTCGGTGACCGACGAGGACTGGGCCAAGGACCTCGCGGTCAACCTCAATGGCCCGTTCTTCCTGAGCCGTGCGGCGCTGCCGCACCTGTTGCAGGCCGGTGGCAACATCGTCAATGTCGCCTCCATCGCCGGCGTCGAGGGCGAGGTGTACTCGGCCGGCTACTGCGCGGCCAAACACGGGCTGGTGGGGTTGACCCGCGCCTTGGCGGTCGAGTTCACCAAGGAGCGGCTGCGGGTCAACGCGGTGTGCCCTGGCGGCATGCTGACCGCGCAGACCACCGAGTTCGCCGCGCCCGAGAACGCCGACTGGGATCTGATCATGCGGATCGCGGCCCCGCGGGGCTTCATGGACGTCGCCGATGTCGCGAAGACCATCGCGTTCCTGGCGAGCGACGATGCGGCGGCCGTGCACGGCGCGGTGTACATCGTCGATGCCGGCAAGACCGCCGGCTGA
- a CDS encoding DUF1918 domain-containing protein: MKAKVGDFLVVKGATTDRHDQHAEIIGVRSDDGSPPFVVRWLSDGHEATVYPGPDALIMSPEEHQRATERAAAHAGASAH; this comes from the coding sequence ATGAAGGCCAAGGTCGGCGATTTCCTGGTCGTCAAGGGCGCGACCACCGACCGGCACGATCAGCATGCCGAGATCATCGGAGTGCGCAGTGACGACGGGTCTCCCCCGTTCGTCGTGCGCTGGCTGTCCGACGGGCACGAGGCCACGGTGTATCCCGGCCCCGATGCGCTGATCATGTCCCCCGAGGAGCACCAGCGCGCCACTGAACGCGCCGCTGCCCACGCGGGTGCGTCAGCGCACTAG
- a CDS encoding ABC transporter ATP-binding protein: MTDQKTNAPVLSVRDLTVGIGRREIVHGVSFDVHREQTVGIVGESGSGKSLTVLAATGLLDAPGAVVRGTSTLADGSQLVGASARLLRSVHGGRIGFVFQDPGTSLNPLLTLERQITESLETHRKMSRRQARTRAGELLEAVGLPPQRLDAYPHQLSGGQRQRVMIAIALACDPELLIADEPTTALDVTTQAQIVDLVADLQRDFGAAVVWISHDLGVIGQVADEVTVLRDGDAVEQAPVMDVFDRPRHEYTRELLAARPRVDDAGPPAPPDDAGILLDVADLEVRYADVAAVKDVSFTIRRGTTLGLVGESGSGKSTVAAALTGLSEPSAGTATLDGADVFGGGRELRRRISLVFQDPFSSLNPRARVGTTIGEPLQVHGLAKGRRARAERVAELLELVGLPADFASRYPHELSGGQRQRVSIARALATEPELLILDESTASLDVSVQSRVLDLLADLQRELGLAYLFIAHDLAVVHRMSHDVLVLRDGEVVEYRPAAELFAAPQHEYTRTLLAAVPPLRPHEKV; encoded by the coding sequence ATGACGGATCAGAAGACGAACGCCCCGGTACTCAGTGTCCGTGACCTCACGGTCGGCATCGGACGACGCGAGATCGTGCATGGGGTGTCGTTCGACGTGCACCGCGAACAGACCGTGGGCATCGTCGGTGAATCCGGATCCGGGAAGTCGCTGACGGTGCTCGCGGCCACCGGCCTGCTCGACGCGCCAGGTGCGGTGGTCAGGGGCACCAGCACCCTGGCCGACGGCTCCCAACTCGTCGGCGCATCGGCGCGGTTGCTGCGTTCGGTGCACGGCGGGCGCATCGGGTTCGTGTTCCAGGACCCGGGCACGTCGCTGAATCCGCTGCTGACGCTCGAGCGTCAGATCACCGAATCGCTTGAGACGCACCGCAAGATGTCGCGCCGGCAGGCCCGCACCCGCGCCGGTGAGCTGCTGGAGGCCGTCGGGTTGCCACCTCAGCGACTCGATGCCTACCCGCACCAGTTGTCCGGCGGGCAGCGGCAGCGCGTCATGATCGCGATCGCCCTCGCGTGCGACCCGGAACTGCTCATCGCCGACGAACCCACCACCGCACTGGATGTCACGACACAGGCCCAGATCGTCGACCTGGTGGCCGATTTGCAGCGCGACTTCGGCGCGGCCGTGGTGTGGATCAGCCACGATCTCGGCGTCATCGGCCAGGTCGCCGACGAGGTGACGGTGCTGCGCGACGGTGACGCGGTCGAACAGGCCCCCGTTATGGACGTGTTCGACCGGCCCCGCCACGAGTACACCAGGGAACTGCTGGCCGCGCGTCCCCGCGTCGACGACGCCGGTCCCCCGGCGCCGCCCGATGATGCCGGGATCCTGTTGGACGTCGCCGATCTGGAGGTCCGGTACGCCGATGTCGCAGCGGTGAAGGACGTGTCGTTCACGATCCGGCGCGGCACCACGCTGGGCCTGGTCGGCGAGTCCGGTTCGGGCAAGTCGACCGTGGCGGCCGCGCTGACCGGTCTGTCCGAACCGTCCGCGGGCACGGCCACACTCGACGGCGCCGACGTGTTCGGCGGTGGACGCGAGCTGCGCAGGCGGATCAGCCTGGTGTTCCAGGACCCGTTCAGTTCACTGAACCCGCGGGCGCGGGTCGGTACGACGATCGGTGAGCCATTGCAGGTGCACGGCCTGGCCAAGGGCAGGCGGGCACGCGCCGAGCGGGTCGCCGAGCTGCTCGAACTGGTCGGGCTGCCCGCCGATTTCGCGTCCCGGTACCCGCACGAGCTGTCCGGTGGCCAGCGTCAGCGGGTCAGCATCGCACGAGCACTGGCCACCGAGCCGGAGCTGCTCATCCTCGACGAATCGACGGCCTCGCTGGATGTGTCGGTGCAGTCCCGCGTCCTGGACCTGCTGGCCGATCTGCAACGCGAGCTCGGCCTGGCCTACCTGTTCATCGCGCATGACCTGGCGGTCGTGCACCGCATGAGCCACGACGTACTCGTGCTGCGCGACGGTGAGGTGGTCGAGTACCGGCCCGCGGCGGAGTTGTTCGCCGCACCGCAGCACGAGTACACCCGCACGCTGCTGGCCGCGGTTCCGCCGCTGCGGCCGCATGAGAAGGTCTAG